The following proteins are encoded in a genomic region of Salinicoccus sp. RF5:
- a CDS encoding YrhK family protein, with product MPRLKNEKNVYELDVGRFEIFFRKRYKLLSIINDLSLGIWFTIGSIMFFWSTTQTIGTLLFLLGSLQLLGRPILKLMHAFFVKREARRSNGGGGEEDPETTNWDKKG from the coding sequence ATGCCGAGGCTCAAAAATGAAAAGAACGTATACGAGTTGGACGTCGGACGTTTTGAAATTTTCTTCAGGAAGCGCTATAAACTGCTTTCAATCATAAATGACCTGTCCCTTGGGATATGGTTTACGATCGGCAGCATCATGTTCTTCTGGAGTACGACCCAGACAATCGGGACATTGCTGTTTCTGCTCGGCAGTCTGCAGCTTCTTGGCCGCCCGATCCTTAAGCTGATGCACGCCTTTTTTGTAAAGAGGGAGGCACGCAGGAGCAACGGGGGTGGAGGAGAAGAAGATCCGGAAACGACAAATTGGGATAAAAAGGGTTAA
- a CDS encoding Crp/Fnr family transcriptional regulator, translating to MAKSQGNHKMCVRNVPIFNHLTEEEMNEVFEKVESRSYEKDDHLYMAGDPKDSLFVLHRGKVRIYRLNEEGKEQLIRVLLPGDFTGELALFGGEKLHDSYAEIVHDSRVCEIRKADLYGLLKEYPDIGIKIIERFSTRLHEVEQQATNIALMNSEERLVEYIRTHVDDEDFLRLKMTKKDLSSYLSMQPETLTRIFKKLEADGVIAKIDNRTYQVLDYSIL from the coding sequence TTGGCAAAAAGTCAAGGGAACCATAAGATGTGCGTCAGGAACGTGCCGATCTTCAATCATCTGACTGAAGAGGAAATGAATGAAGTATTTGAGAAAGTGGAATCCCGGTCTTACGAAAAGGATGATCACCTATACATGGCAGGAGACCCGAAAGATTCGCTGTTCGTCCTCCATCGGGGGAAAGTCAGGATATACCGGCTGAATGAGGAAGGGAAGGAGCAGCTCATCAGGGTGCTGCTGCCGGGTGACTTTACGGGTGAACTGGCGCTTTTCGGAGGCGAGAAGCTGCATGATTCCTATGCGGAGATAGTGCATGATTCGAGGGTGTGCGAAATCAGGAAGGCAGACCTCTATGGCCTGCTCAAGGAATACCCCGATATCGGCATCAAGATCATCGAACGGTTCTCAACGCGGCTGCATGAAGTAGAGCAGCAGGCGACGAACATTGCATTGATGAACAGTGAGGAGCGTCTGGTCGAATATATACGCACCCATGTCGATGATGAAGACTTCCTGAGGCTCAAAATGACGAAAAAGGACCTCTCTTCGTACTTGAGCATGCAGCCGGAGACATTGACCCGTATTTTCAAGAAGCTTGAAGCGGATGGGGTGATTGCAAAAATCGACAACCGGACTTATCAGGTGCTGGATTATTCCATACTGTGA
- a CDS encoding manganese catalase family protein, with protein sequence MFYHRKELQFEAKPEKPNPMYAKMLQEVIGGQYGEMSVAMQYLFQGWNTRGNEKYKDLVMDTGTEELGHIEMLATMVARLLDGAPIDEQEKAMKDPAIGAIMSGMNPHHAIVTGLGAGPEDSAGVPWSGGYIVASGNLLADMRANLNAESQGRLQVARLYEMTEDQGVKKLLSFLLARDTMHQNQWIAAIKDLEEKEGVVTPSTVTNDMEATEFSHRLINFSEGEESSQLAWMDGVTPDGAAEFQYESTPKAYGDIPMLKPAPGYMHNTPPFEDKK encoded by the coding sequence ATGTTCTACCACAGAAAAGAATTGCAGTTTGAGGCGAAGCCGGAAAAACCGAATCCGATGTATGCAAAAATGCTGCAGGAAGTCATCGGGGGGCAGTATGGTGAAATGTCAGTAGCGATGCAATACTTATTCCAGGGCTGGAATACACGCGGGAACGAGAAGTACAAGGACCTCGTGATGGATACAGGCACTGAAGAACTTGGACACATTGAAATGCTGGCGACAATGGTAGCGAGACTGCTCGACGGCGCTCCGATTGATGAACAGGAGAAGGCGATGAAGGATCCTGCAATTGGTGCAATAATGAGTGGTATGAATCCGCACCATGCAATTGTTACAGGACTCGGTGCTGGACCGGAAGACAGCGCTGGTGTGCCATGGAGTGGAGGGTACATCGTAGCGAGCGGCAACCTGCTGGCCGACATGAGGGCGAACTTGAATGCAGAGTCCCAGGGACGCCTTCAGGTGGCCCGTCTGTATGAAATGACGGAAGACCAGGGTGTCAAGAAGCTGCTGTCCTTCCTTCTGGCGAGGGATACCATGCACCAGAACCAATGGATTGCAGCCATCAAGGACCTGGAAGAGAAGGAAGGTGTAGTGACACCATCCACGGTCACAAACGATATGGAAGCGACAGAGTTCTCTCATCGCCTCATCAACTTCTCGGAAGGCGAAGAAAGTTCACAACTGGCCTGGATGGATGGTGTGACACCCGATGGAGCAGCAGAATTCCAGTACGAAAGCACACCGAAAGCCTATGGCGACATCCCTATGCTGAAGCCGGCACCAGGCTATATGCATAACACGCCACCGTTTGAAGATAAGAAATAG
- a CDS encoding metal ABC transporter permease: MIDILSGYTFLIVAFGTVILAFASGIIGTVSVIKGQSLIGDAVGHATFPGIVIAFMLVGIRDTLALALGALILGIVAFLTIQVITEHSKITLDSALALVLSSFFGLGMALMSFVQGNPDFDGTQGLSDYIFGQAAYMLRSDVYLIIAASILSLLIFLLFYQQVKIYIFDPTYSRSIGISNPLMNFMVLAITITLIAVGLKAVGAILIVNLLIAPAVIGQLWSDRFSHVLLIAGTTGAIAAFIGTYISTAGDDIATGPAIILVLSAFVVFSMLFSRKGLLRRSIQGRKFGERT; this comes from the coding sequence ATGATTGATATCTTATCCGGCTATACCTTCCTCATCGTCGCATTCGGCACAGTCATACTTGCCTTTGCCTCGGGCATCATCGGAACCGTGAGTGTCATCAAGGGCCAAAGCCTGATCGGGGATGCCGTTGGACATGCCACCTTCCCCGGCATAGTGATTGCCTTCATGCTCGTCGGCATCCGGGATACACTTGCGCTCGCACTCGGCGCCCTGATACTCGGCATCGTTGCATTCCTTACCATTCAGGTCATTACAGAGCACTCCAAAATCACACTGGATAGTGCACTTGCACTTGTACTGTCCTCATTCTTTGGACTTGGTATGGCATTGATGAGCTTCGTTCAGGGGAATCCTGATTTCGACGGGACGCAGGGACTTTCGGATTATATATTCGGCCAGGCTGCCTATATGCTGAGGAGTGATGTGTATCTCATAATCGCTGCCTCCATCCTGAGCCTGCTTATATTTTTACTATTCTACCAACAGGTTAAAATATATATATTCGATCCCACCTATAGCCGAAGCATCGGAATCAGCAATCCCCTCATGAATTTCATGGTGTTGGCCATCACAATCACACTGATTGCCGTGGGACTGAAGGCTGTAGGTGCCATCCTCATCGTAAACCTGCTGATTGCCCCTGCGGTGATCGGCCAACTGTGGTCGGACCGCTTTTCCCATGTACTGCTCATTGCCGGCACTACAGGTGCCATCGCAGCCTTCATCGGCACCTATATCAGCACAGCCGGGGATGATATCGCCACAGGACCTGCAATCATCCTTGTATTATCAGCCTTCGTCGTCTTTTCCATGCTCTTTTCAAGGAAAGGATTGCTCAGGCGCAGCATCCAAGGAAGGAAGTTTGGTGAACGCACATGA
- a CDS encoding metal-dependent transcriptional regulator, producing MSPTKEDYLKILFELGGRTEQVPNKEIANRLNISPPTVTEMMHSLVKAGWVAYTPYKGSKLTREGTEYAKKLIRKHRLWEVFLVKHLGFPINEVHTEAELLEHATSSALADRLEDYLGHPSHCPHGGAIPIDHMDDQETSTIHLTEAEIGASVRISRIVDDEKLLHYFKNHDLKIGDPITVTERDSGLDLLTLQHGTTGKEIQISQTVAQYLFVENI from the coding sequence GTGAGTCCCACTAAAGAAGACTACTTGAAGATACTATTCGAACTCGGCGGAAGGACCGAACAGGTCCCCAACAAGGAGATAGCCAACCGCTTGAACATTTCTCCACCCACCGTGACGGAGATGATGCACAGTCTCGTCAAGGCGGGATGGGTCGCCTACACTCCCTATAAAGGCAGCAAGCTGACCAGGGAAGGGACCGAATACGCGAAGAAACTGATACGGAAGCACCGTCTGTGGGAAGTGTTCCTTGTGAAACATCTCGGCTTCCCCATCAATGAAGTCCATACGGAAGCTGAACTGCTGGAACATGCAACAAGTTCTGCTCTTGCCGACAGGCTTGAAGACTACCTCGGCCATCCTTCTCATTGCCCCCATGGGGGTGCAATCCCGATCGATCATATGGATGACCAGGAAACGAGCACGATACATCTGACGGAAGCGGAAATCGGTGCCTCTGTCCGCATCTCCCGCATCGTCGATGATGAGAAGCTGCTTCACTACTTTAAAAATCATGACTTGAAGATCGGCGACCCGATTACAGTCACAGAAAGGGATAGTGGACTCGACCTCCTTACACTACAACATGGAACGACCGGTAAGGAAATCCAGATCAGCCAGACGGTAGCCCAGTATCTTTTTGTTGAAAACATATAA
- a CDS encoding Cof-type HAD-IIB family hydrolase, giving the protein MKDKSIIFFDIDGTLLNREKKLPESTRRAVGELQDAGHIVAIATGRAPFMFKELRESLGIETYVSFNGQYVVLEGEVIYKNPLDAKALDRMTEEALGNDHPVVYLNEDDMMSNVPEHEYITEGISTLKLDMMPGHDPSYHEVKELYQTLLFCPEGEEQQYEAAYDAFDFIRWHPVSVDVLPKGGSKANGIEKVIDRLGLPADRQYAFGDGPNDLEMLSTVHHSFAMGNAADKVKSHAKYVTKDVDEDGILHGLQMAGLIK; this is encoded by the coding sequence ATGAAGGACAAAAGCATAATTTTCTTTGATATTGATGGCACATTGCTGAACCGGGAAAAGAAACTGCCGGAATCGACAAGGCGTGCAGTAGGGGAGTTGCAGGATGCCGGTCATATAGTAGCGATCGCGACGGGACGGGCACCGTTCATGTTCAAGGAGCTCAGGGAATCGCTCGGCATAGAAACATACGTCAGCTTCAACGGCCAGTATGTAGTGCTGGAAGGAGAGGTCATCTACAAGAATCCTCTGGATGCAAAGGCATTGGATAGGATGACTGAGGAAGCGCTCGGGAACGACCATCCGGTCGTCTATCTGAACGAAGATGACATGATGTCCAATGTTCCGGAACACGAGTACATTACGGAAGGCATCTCGACCTTGAAGCTTGATATGATGCCGGGACATGATCCCAGCTATCATGAAGTGAAGGAGCTGTACCAGACACTATTGTTCTGTCCGGAAGGGGAAGAGCAGCAGTACGAAGCGGCCTACGATGCCTTCGACTTCATCAGATGGCACCCTGTGTCTGTGGATGTGCTGCCTAAGGGCGGATCGAAGGCCAATGGGATTGAGAAGGTGATCGACCGCCTCGGATTGCCTGCCGACAGGCAGTATGCATTCGGGGACGGACCGAACGACCTTGAAATGCTGAGTACCGTCCATCACAGTTTCGCCATGGGCAATGCAGCGGACAAGGTGAAGTCCCATGCAAAATATGTCACCAAAGACGTGGATGAAGACGGCATTCTGCATGGTCTGCAGATGGCCGGGCTGATCAAATAG
- a CDS encoding sodium:solute symporter has product MRITEAIIVLLYLLFMIGIGLYFYRRARSSSSDYYTAGSNINTFVGAFAIAAAVASSSSLMGAVGSGVTLGLPYFFAYAFGAIGILPFAMFLISGQVRRAGVKTMPDFFDQRFGRSVQILSAIIVVLAMTFYMVPQLTASGLIGSYVLGIDYIWAVIILGLGFTIYAALGGMWAITYTDLFQGAIMLLGVMVLAMFILFDHSGVFALLSDALAVDPNFGDVTQPWMAYFGLFIAFLWFGIISPSVVMRNFASRDAKTARRSSMWGTLIYLLLFLSGMVVAMAGASLGIADQLDNADMIFVSVIEHYLPPIIGGIMLAGLLASIMSSADAMLLAVSAGVAYDIYKKNINKDASERLITLLSLIVMLVASVAGILIAINPPQLIAIMVGWVGGFLLSSFGIPFVLGIWWKRANKQGAFAGMLGGAVVFLILVSLQILPTNAEPIIAAPISLLLTVGVSLMTAPPSREIQDQVDRYHTHIEAEAEAEAAIQPEGYGYDTDR; this is encoded by the coding sequence ATGAGAATAACTGAAGCGATCATCGTACTGCTGTATCTTCTATTCATGATTGGAATCGGACTCTACTTCTATAGAAGGGCACGATCCTCCTCATCCGACTACTACACCGCAGGCTCCAACATCAATACATTCGTCGGGGCGTTTGCCATCGCAGCTGCCGTCGCCAGTTCAAGTTCACTGATGGGGGCGGTCGGCTCCGGCGTGACGCTCGGCCTGCCGTATTTCTTTGCCTATGCATTCGGTGCAATCGGTATCCTGCCTTTTGCGATGTTCCTCATTTCAGGTCAGGTGAGAAGGGCAGGCGTCAAGACGATGCCGGACTTCTTCGACCAGAGGTTCGGACGCTCTGTGCAGATTCTTTCCGCCATCATCGTCGTGTTGGCGATGACATTCTATATGGTACCCCAGCTGACGGCTTCAGGACTGATCGGGTCTTATGTTCTTGGTATTGATTATATATGGGCCGTCATCATCCTTGGCCTCGGGTTCACAATCTATGCGGCACTCGGGGGCATGTGGGCAATCACCTACACGGATCTGTTCCAAGGTGCGATCATGCTGCTTGGTGTCATGGTGCTCGCCATGTTCATACTGTTCGATCACAGCGGTGTATTCGCACTGCTGAGCGACGCGCTTGCAGTCGATCCGAATTTCGGTGATGTCACACAGCCATGGATGGCATACTTCGGCCTCTTCATTGCATTCCTATGGTTCGGCATCATCTCGCCATCTGTCGTCATGCGTAACTTTGCATCAAGGGACGCGAAGACGGCACGCCGTTCATCCATGTGGGGTACGCTCATCTACCTGCTGCTCTTCCTGAGTGGCATGGTCGTGGCAATGGCCGGGGCCAGCCTCGGCATTGCAGACCAGCTGGACAATGCCGATATGATATTTGTATCGGTCATCGAACACTACCTACCGCCGATTATAGGCGGAATCATGCTGGCGGGGCTCCTTGCTTCCATCATGTCATCCGCCGATGCGATGCTGCTCGCCGTATCCGCAGGTGTTGCATATGATATATATAAGAAGAACATCAACAAAGATGCCAGTGAGCGCCTGATCACCCTGCTCAGCCTGATCGTCATGCTGGTGGCCAGTGTGGCAGGCATACTCATCGCCATCAACCCGCCCCAGCTCATCGCAATCATGGTCGGCTGGGTCGGCGGATTCCTGTTATCCTCGTTCGGCATTCCATTTGTGCTCGGCATCTGGTGGAAACGTGCCAACAAACAGGGTGCATTTGCCGGTATGCTCGGCGGCGCAGTCGTATTCCTCATACTCGTGTCACTGCAGATTCTGCCGACGAACGCCGAACCGATCATCGCTGCACCCATATCCCTGCTGCTCACCGTCGGTGTCAGCCTGATGACTGCGCCACCGTCCAGGGAAATACAGGACCAGGTCGACCGCTACCATACACATATTGAAGCGGAGGCAGAAGCAGAAGCTGCCATCCAGCCAGAGGGGTATGGATATGACACTGATCGGTAG
- the wrbA gene encoding NAD(P)H:quinone oxidoreductase gives MAELNLAIVYYSSTGTNHQMAQWAEEAGKSVGANVRLRRVPETAPMEAIEQNPAWKEHYEKTQDVEEATTEDLDWADAIIFSAPTRFGVEASQFRAFIDTTGGLWGQGKLVNKVVSAMSSAQNSHGGQEATVLSIYKTMAHWGAIIVPPGYTDPVQFASGGNPYGVSATAGEDGIVEDIEEAVKHQAKRTVETAKWIKDGQGK, from the coding sequence ATGGCAGAACTGAATCTGGCAATAGTCTATTATAGTTCGACTGGTACCAATCATCAGATGGCCCAATGGGCCGAAGAAGCAGGTAAGAGTGTTGGTGCGAATGTAAGATTGCGCAGAGTGCCTGAGACGGCACCGATGGAAGCGATAGAGCAGAACCCTGCTTGGAAAGAGCACTACGAGAAGACGCAGGATGTGGAAGAGGCGACGACTGAAGATCTGGACTGGGCAGATGCCATCATCTTCAGTGCACCGACGCGCTTTGGCGTGGAAGCTTCCCAATTCCGTGCATTCATCGATACGACCGGTGGACTTTGGGGTCAGGGCAAACTGGTCAATAAAGTGGTCAGTGCCATGTCCTCCGCACAGAACTCCCACGGGGGACAGGAAGCGACAGTACTGTCCATCTATAAGACGATGGCACATTGGGGTGCAATCATCGTTCCACCGGGTTACACAGACCCTGTACAGTTTGCATCCGGCGGGAACCCTTACGGTGTGTCTGCAACAGCAGGTGAAGACGGCATCGTGGAAGATATTGAAGAAGCGGTGAAGCATCAGGCGAAACGTACTGTTGAAACCGCCAAATGGATCAAGGACGGACAGGGAAAGTAA
- a CDS encoding BCCT family transporter — MSNKPKRKEFKAIDWKIFLPSVLFILALSIPFSLYESESLELLNGIFDQIVSSFGWGYIWYATILLAAGLYLSFSKYGQVVLGEPDEQPRFSLFSYASILIAMGLGSTIMRTGMVQWAEVANNPPFGIEPGSGESFLWGNAYAMYMWSFQIFSIFVMTAPAIAYIIHVKKRPMMRISEATRVIFGDRFTDGIGGIFIDILFLVSILSGAAVTLGLGTPIITSNLAALLDIEVTFTMTMIVTFIWVALFSLSAYLGIEKGIRRLSLLNMYLAAFLAIFILIVGPGIFIMDFFTDTIGHLLNNYLTYSFFTDSVAVEQTAHMRSHMIFWIAYSATWAMLHSVFAAKISRGRTIKEMILTYLLAPTALSWVATGILGGIGVHRQKNGELDVLALAREEEAVQMIPDILQTLPVAGLVMVLYIIMAMIFLTTTLDSTTFTIAAYTSREDMSEQDPSKFLRIFVAFVITGLALVLMQIGGLAPLEVVSGMMGLPIIILQFLTIYAVKKMIDEDEAWKYNIRKPTSDNVDVYGYKK; from the coding sequence ATGTCGAACAAACCGAAACGGAAAGAGTTCAAGGCGATAGACTGGAAAATTTTCCTGCCCTCTGTACTTTTCATCCTGGCGCTCAGTATTCCATTCTCCCTCTATGAATCGGAATCACTGGAACTGCTCAATGGTATCTTCGACCAGATCGTTTCTTCCTTCGGTTGGGGGTACATCTGGTACGCGACCATTCTGCTTGCCGCAGGACTCTATCTGTCCTTTTCAAAATATGGACAGGTTGTGCTTGGCGAGCCTGACGAGCAACCCCGGTTTTCATTATTTTCATATGCATCCATCCTGATTGCCATGGGGCTCGGCTCCACGATCATGAGGACTGGTATGGTGCAATGGGCTGAAGTGGCGAACAATCCGCCATTTGGCATCGAACCGGGATCCGGGGAGTCTTTCCTCTGGGGAAACGCCTACGCGATGTATATGTGGAGTTTCCAGATCTTTTCAATATTCGTAATGACGGCCCCAGCCATCGCATACATCATCCACGTAAAGAAACGTCCGATGATGCGCATATCCGAGGCGACGCGGGTGATTTTCGGTGATCGGTTCACAGACGGCATCGGAGGCATCTTCATTGATATCCTATTCCTTGTAAGCATCCTCTCAGGCGCCGCAGTAACACTTGGACTCGGGACACCGATCATTACATCCAACCTTGCCGCACTGCTGGACATTGAAGTGACATTTACAATGACCATGATCGTGACATTCATCTGGGTCGCACTATTTTCGTTAAGTGCCTATCTCGGGATAGAAAAGGGGATACGGCGCCTCAGTCTGTTGAACATGTACCTGGCTGCATTTCTGGCCATCTTCATACTTATCGTCGGTCCTGGAATCTTCATCATGGACTTCTTCACCGATACCATCGGCCATCTCCTGAACAACTATCTCACATACTCGTTCTTCACCGATTCCGTCGCAGTGGAGCAGACAGCCCATATGAGAAGCCATATGATCTTCTGGATTGCCTATAGTGCCACGTGGGCCATGCTTCACAGTGTGTTTGCAGCCAAGATTTCACGTGGCCGGACGATAAAGGAAATGATCCTGACCTATCTCCTCGCACCGACTGCACTTTCCTGGGTCGCTACTGGAATCCTCGGCGGCATCGGGGTCCACAGGCAGAAGAATGGTGAGCTTGATGTCTTGGCACTCGCCCGGGAAGAGGAAGCTGTACAGATGATACCAGACATCCTGCAGACCCTTCCGGTAGCCGGGCTCGTCATGGTACTCTATATCATCATGGCGATGATCTTCCTGACCACGACACTCGACTCCACCACATTCACCATTGCCGCCTACACCAGCAGGGAGGATATGAGTGAACAGGATCCATCGAAGTTCCTGAGGATATTCGTCGCTTTCGTCATCACAGGTTTGGCACTTGTACTCATGCAGATAGGTGGACTGGCACCGCTTGAAGTCGTCTCAGGCATGATGGGACTGCCGATCATCATCCTGCAGTTCCTGACCATCTATGCCGTCAAGAAGATGATTGACGAAGACGAAGCATGGAAATACAATATCAGAAAGCCGACAAGCGACAATGTCGATGTCTACGGATATAAGAAATAG
- a CDS encoding MarR family winged helix-turn-helix transcriptional regulator, whose protein sequence is MKASNNRELSLKLYVVLHHAFNAFQTEAFKDMRTHGLNPTAFAVLELLYSKGPQQVQHIGEKVLISSSSITYVVNNLEKEDYVKKEQYEADRRVSYVSLTGRGQALMDKIFPEHAERLEQAADGLDSKEKAQLIELLKKLGKNVSL, encoded by the coding sequence ATGAAAGCGTCGAATAACAGGGAGCTCTCCCTGAAACTCTATGTCGTCCTCCACCATGCGTTCAATGCTTTCCAGACAGAAGCGTTCAAAGATATGCGCACACATGGCCTCAATCCGACCGCCTTCGCTGTATTGGAACTCTTATACAGCAAAGGACCGCAACAGGTACAGCACATCGGGGAGAAAGTGTTGATATCCTCCAGTTCGATCACCTACGTGGTCAATAACCTCGAGAAGGAGGACTACGTCAAAAAGGAGCAGTACGAAGCGGACCGCCGTGTTTCGTACGTTTCCCTCACGGGTAGAGGACAAGCGTTGATGGATAAGATATTCCCTGAGCATGCCGAGCGCCTGGAACAGGCAGCAGACGGCCTCGATTCAAAAGAGAAGGCACAATTGATTGAACTGCTCAAGAAGTTGGGGAAGAATGTCTCGCTTTAG
- a CDS encoding metal ABC transporter permease, translating to MMIEVLFVLIVTAMATSLLGVFLVLRGMAMVTDAISHTILLGIVLAFFITNDIRSPWLIIAASLVGVLTVYIIELVSQTRLLRQDAAIGFVFTALFAFAIILVSKYAGDVHLDLDVVLMGEVIFAPFNRIEIFGFSIPNALWQLSIILLINIAFVLLFYKELKITSFDPKFAYIAGFSVAFIHYALMTLVSVTAVAAFDAVGSILVINFFVAPALTAYLLVRRMGTMIMLTLSFALLNSVAGYYISLYFDLSVAGTTSFIALITFMIVFLFNPNGWVSNFVQKTRQKKQFNRAMILMLLNEKSHESLTQEEIMSHFNLTPKRFNRHINHLLMNEYIKKHNKHYRLTQRGVEFTHYTRSKYELPEMSDHY from the coding sequence ATGATGATTGAAGTCCTTTTTGTACTCATCGTAACAGCGATGGCGACCAGCCTGCTCGGTGTATTCCTTGTACTGCGCGGCATGGCCATGGTGACGGACGCGATCAGCCATACGATACTGCTCGGCATCGTCCTTGCATTCTTCATCACGAATGACATCCGTTCGCCGTGGCTCATCATTGCAGCAAGCCTCGTCGGTGTGCTCACCGTCTATATCATAGAACTGGTCTCGCAGACCCGGCTGCTCCGCCAGGACGCCGCCATCGGGTTCGTTTTCACCGCCCTGTTTGCATTCGCCATCATACTCGTTTCAAAATATGCCGGTGATGTCCATCTGGATCTGGATGTCGTACTCATGGGCGAAGTCATCTTTGCACCATTCAACCGCATCGAAATCTTCGGCTTCAGCATTCCGAATGCGCTGTGGCAGCTCTCGATCATACTGCTCATCAATATCGCATTCGTCCTGCTGTTCTACAAGGAGTTGAAGATTACAAGCTTTGATCCGAAATTTGCATATATTGCCGGCTTCTCAGTCGCATTCATCCACTATGCATTGATGACACTCGTATCCGTCACCGCCGTCGCTGCCTTTGACGCAGTAGGGTCGATCCTCGTCATCAATTTCTTCGTAGCCCCTGCGCTTACCGCCTATCTTCTTGTCAGGCGAATGGGGACGATGATCATGCTCACCCTGTCTTTTGCGCTCCTGAACAGCGTCGCCGGCTACTATATCAGCCTCTACTTTGATCTATCCGTAGCAGGCACCACATCCTTCATCGCACTGATCACATTCATGATCGTGTTCCTGTTCAACCCCAACGGCTGGGTCAGCAACTTTGTCCAGAAGACACGCCAAAAAAAGCAGTTCAACCGTGCTATGATATTGATGCTTTTGAATGAAAAGTCCCATGAATCTCTGACACAGGAAGAGATCATGTCACATTTCAACCTGACGCCAAAGCGTTTCAACCGTCATATCAATCATCTGCTGATGAATGAATACATTAAAAAACATAATAAGCACTACAGGCTGACACAGCGGGGTGTCGAATTCACCCACTATACGCGCAGCAAGTATGAATTGCCGGAAATGAGTGACCACTATTGA
- a CDS encoding Dps family protein: MANSDKKQEVRDALNLQVANFTVLWTKLHNYHWYVKGHNFFSLHDKFEELYDTASTYVDELAERLLAIGGEPIGKQSDAIEKASVKEAEYDIDANEMVRQLAQDYDTVIKELDEGKKVAEDAGDDRTADIFIGMITDIEKNNWMLKSFLGKEVSQ; this comes from the coding sequence ATGGCTAATTCAGACAAGAAGCAGGAAGTAAGGGATGCACTCAATCTGCAGGTCGCCAACTTTACAGTACTATGGACGAAACTTCATAACTATCATTGGTATGTAAAAGGGCACAACTTCTTCTCCCTGCATGACAAATTCGAAGAGCTCTATGACACCGCGTCCACTTATGTGGATGAGCTGGCTGAAAGGCTGCTTGCAATCGGCGGGGAGCCAATCGGGAAGCAGTCCGATGCCATCGAGAAGGCAAGCGTCAAGGAAGCGGAGTACGATATTGACGCAAATGAGATGGTAAGGCAGCTTGCCCAGGATTATGATACTGTCATCAAGGAACTGGATGAAGGTAAAAAAGTCGCAGAAGATGCCGGGGATGATCGTACGGCAGACATCTTCATCGGCATGATCACCGATATCGAGAAGAACAACTGGATGCTGAAATCCTTCCTCGGAAAAGAAGTCAGCCAGTAG
- a CDS encoding universal stress protein codes for MHYKNILLAIDGSENSRRAAYETARLAGGDTNITVLHVLDPDDTQKDVVRSSTERNWDKQKKDMLSSIIRHFDEADIDHKYLTRRGLPSLKIIEEANSGNYEVLVIGSRGLNMFQEMVLGSVSHKVAKHAKIPVMIIK; via the coding sequence ATGCATTATAAAAACATACTTCTGGCAATAGACGGCTCGGAAAACAGCAGGAGGGCCGCATACGAAACCGCAAGGCTGGCGGGAGGGGATACGAATATCACTGTCCTGCATGTACTGGATCCGGATGATACACAAAAGGATGTTGTACGCTCAAGTACAGAAAGGAACTGGGACAAGCAGAAGAAGGATATGCTGTCTTCCATCATCCGCCATTTTGATGAAGCAGACATAGATCATAAATACCTGACAAGACGGGGGCTCCCTTCCCTTAAGATCATTGAAGAAGCGAATTCCGGCAACTATGAGGTGCTGGTCATCGGCAGCAGGGGTCTGAACATGTTTCAGGAGATGGTGCTCGGCAGCGTCAGCCATAAGGTGGCGAAGCATGCCAAAATACCGGTGATGATCATCAAATAG